The Streptomyces sp. NBC_01317 genomic interval ACGGTTCACACAGACCTTGCCGAGGTACGCGCCCGGCAGGACGAACAGGACCAGGACGGCGTCGAGCAGCAGGGAATGGACGTCGATCAGGCCCAGCCCCACGCTGAACGGGACCTTGGTCGTGTTGACGATCAGGAAGAACCACGCCGAGGTGCCGAGGAAGCCCAGCTTCTGGAAGCCCGCCGAGAGCAGGTACATCGACATCACCGGACCGCCCGCGTTGGCGACCATCGTGGTGAAGCCGCCGAGCACCCCGTACGAACCTGCCTTGACACGCCCGCCGGACGACACCGAGGCCTCCGCCCCGCCCCGCCGCCGCCACATCGTCACGCCGGCCATCAGCAGCAGGATGGCCCCGATGGACGTACGGACGGCGTCGTTCCCCGCCAGGAGCAGGAACACCGTGCCCAGCAGGACCCCCGCCGCGACCGCGGGGAACAGCCGCCACAGCGTGGGCCAGTGCGCGTGCCGCCGGTAGGTCAGGACCGCCAGGACGTCCCCGACGATCAGAATGGGCAGCAGGACGCCCGTCGACTCCCGTGCCGGCAGGACGGTCGCGAACACCGCCAGGCTGACGGTGTTGGCTCCGCTCA includes:
- a CDS encoding sulfite exporter TauE/SafE family protein translates to MDISWWGFAALAAAATLVGFSKTAVSGANTVSLAVFATVLPARESTGVLLPILIVGDVLAVLTYRRHAHWPTLWRLFPAVAAGVLLGTVFLLLAGNDAVRTSIGAILLLMAGVTMWRRRGGAEASVSSGGRVKAGSYGVLGGFTTMVANAGGPVMSMYLLSAGFQKLGFLGTSAWFFLIVNTTKVPFSVGLGLIDVHSLLLDAVLVLFVLPGAYLGKVCVNRIDQRLFERLVIGATVLGGLQLLLR